A window of Hordeum vulgare subsp. vulgare chromosome 5H, MorexV3_pseudomolecules_assembly, whole genome shotgun sequence genomic DNA:
gtttattttgtgggatttaatccgtgcatgatatgaatgagttgtcaactagagatatgcccttggatgtgtatgctagcctctggtaattttggttgtaatagaaatccatgtttatgtgtggttttcttgttctcaacttgctaggaaataatgctgatttggagatgctgaaatatttaagtctgaaatctgttatattttgttgctgtcttgtcgtgATTTTATCTGGTGATTTGTAGcttttttgaggttggtgcaatggagttagttgtagaccttaagattctctagcatgctgtgaattttcatgccatttggatacCTGTAGCATGtggttttgctgctgtaaatatgccttcagatcgaaaactgcactgtcaaaaactgatattttcactaagtctgaaactgtgtgtgagaagccattttgtgagttcttttcctagtgaaccatgcttccatgctaaatgttattagtagtatgttgtagtgattcttgccctctattgcctcatgccttggttgagcatattggatttgtgtagctcgtagttgtggggtgtagaaaatgttatgtggctgattttggcagattgtgtctatttcttgtttagctcgtagttgttgaaccgttgctccgttttgatcgtgtcctatatgaaacttacttagaatctcgtgtagtttcacattttcttgctggttgtatgtttttgaaatgttgtggcagccacttgcacacatattgcattcatgtcatcatatcttgcggtgttcgtatcttttgaaccgtagctccgttggagatgttctctgtgtgtaaattgattggaacgacgcgtagaatcacgtgaacctattttttgctgtttaaccaacatttaaacatgttagttcaggtcTGAACAGATTTAtaaattaacgcatgaggtcatttcggagatgctatatgtcgtttccgacctcatttaagatgCATAGTTAGGTAGTTTaaatacgcttcacctcttgccatgttttatacaacatttaatattgtcgtgtacttaatcgggatagaactaaataaattcgtatgtggagtttcgtcgacatgcaactcgtgcatattgaacttcacttaatgtgtagtgtttgattgttgcgaattgtcatgccatgtctttcATATGtccaaccgttcatgcatcatatgtgttgtgcatcgtgtggtgtatatcgtgtgttgattcttgtttccagtttccttcgtctcgatagagtttcgcaagcgtgtcgaaaagtggggacccgttcgactacatcggttcgtctgcttcacggagtcgttcttcttccaagcgggatataaggcaagatgaccatttccccagataccattactatcattgccatgctagttttaccgtttctatcattatgtctcgttgtctaccacctattaaatatcggtctctcaacattgccatgaaaaccttcaacctgttcataacctagcaaaccactgattggctatgttactgcttgcttaacattgtgttagcgttgctagttgcagttgcagttgcttccatgtgataacatgggttccttgttatatcaccctattaaatgttatttaaattaatgcatctgcacacttggtaaaaggtgaaaggcttggcctttctagcctggtgttttgttccacctttgcccccttattttcggctaccggtgttatgttccataattgagcactcctaacacgatcggggttgttatggggacccccttgataattcgttttagactaaagctggctggcaaggcccaatattggtactacatttgccaacataataatactgttaatactgaaagcatagggcgtcatgaacccgaggagtaattctacataatataggGAGGTCCAGTGCTGGTGCAAAACAGAGCACTATGcgaggccaacccagggcaacttgggtgatttctatcaggccaccgtacgcgtagcttatccgtcgtgtcctgagaacgagatacgcggctcctatcgggatcgtcgacacgtcgggcggccttgctggattagttttacctttgacgaatgtcttgtgcatcgggattccggtgatgttttgggtaatctcagagatgaggttttccactaaggagtccgacgagatcgccagtttcgtggtcgaggatttctatgcggcttgtggtaatttgtgatggattagttggagcacccctggagggttaaatctttcggaaagccgtgctcgcggttatgtggcaacgtggaaactttgtttaacactggttctagacaacttgaagtaagcttaataaaaatatgccaactgagtgcgtaaccgtgactgtctctttcgtgagttccttctccgatcgaggacacggtggggttatgtttgacgtaggtaggtgttcaggatcattcatttgatcaccagtagttcgcgtccgctatgcgtagatcttcccccctctttattcttgtactcgtaagttagccacctcatatattgcttagtcgcttgctgcaacctcaccacttaaccataccttacccattaagatttgctagtcttgatacctttggaaatgagattgttgagtcccgtgtggctcacagattactacaacaccagttgcaggtacatgtaaggtgattaagatgcgagcgcgttgattgttcatttggagttgcttcttcttcttcttcttcttcttcttcttcttcgatctaggatgggtttcagaccggcagcctgggatagtaaggatggatgtcgttttcttttctcgtttgttttcgtccgtagtcggacccggctcttcttcatgatgtttatgtattgtactgatgtgactctgatgtagcatgtggcgagtgtaagccaattccatatatctcatcttttcagtacatgtacttgtaacgatatccattcttgcgaaacaacgagatgtgcttctatccctgatgaggccctcgtgccaaaataaggatagggtcgcatcttgggcgttacataaaCAATGGAGTCACAGTTACTAAACTATAGTGAaaaaataagatgaaattgtgacTCGCCGGTTAAACGACGGAAGTGGAACCTATGCATACTAATAAAAAAAATCAAGTCGAGGTGGCCACACAAATTGTGATTGCAAAATTAATTGACTGTTTTCTTGGCTCACAATATGATATGGAACGTTGGATGTTGGGATAATTAGTGCTAGTGGAAATTGAAACGCTGATGTGGCATCATGTTGATGTGGACGATATGCATGTAGGTTTAGTGGGAGAAAAGACTTGAATGCATTGCTTACCAGGACATTGAGATGGACACTTTACATGTTAAGAAAATTGGGACAAACTTCTTAAGAATGTAAGATTATCTCTACTCCTAATTGGGAACTGTGTACGTCATTTCATCGGTACTCGATCATTAATGCAAACACAATTTGAAAACAAAGAATCAGATCAATTTGAAAATCAAGTAATTAATACAATTAATTTGGCACAAAATTAATTACACATACAAATAATTAAGTCCATCTAAGTTGGATTTTTTGGTGCCAAATCAATTATGAAATCAAGTCATTAATGCAATTTATTAATTAGTGAAAGACTTAATTAGGAATGCAAATAATTAATAGCAGGAATCTTTTTCAATCGTATCCCTACTCCTAATGGGGCACTAAATAGATCGGTCGTTCATTCGTCATACCTTCCACCGATTTTTATTCCACGTCACACTGGTTTTTTtaacaaagagagagagggagagggagagggaggggagagagagagggagagggaggggaggggaggggaggggagagagagagagagggggggggggagggagggagagaaaaGGGAATGGTGCGTTGTGGGGTTAGTTTTTCGTGTTCGGACCGCGTGTTGAACATAACATGTCGAATAAGCCGGAAAGTACATTTCTCCCACATATATGGTCTAGATTTGGGAGGGGGTGAGATCAACCATGCGGTTGAATTTTAGTAGGCCCATTGGATGTCCGAACACGTCCCAACGTATGTGGAGAAATGCGTTTCAATCTTGAAGGCGACCTTAAccatttatttgatttatttaTATGCATTATAGGCCCTAGCAATGTAATGACATTTTGTTCGTCTCAAGAACCAACTTTCAGAGAATCCATCAACATCTGGATTTAAATCACGATCATGTTCGGGTGTCAGATGACAGATGAGGTTCATCCCTCTTCATTGACATTGATAATACTTGAAGATGAAAAGAACATTTTTAAGCACCCTTTGTGATTCAATAAACTTATCGTctcgttttttccttttctcaAAACTCGACAAATGCTTCTTAGTCAATATTCTAATACCAAAATTGTGAATGAAAATAAATGCATACAATTAAAATTTTCTGATATTAGAACCTTAACAATCTACTTCCTCTattcctaaataattatagttggagAGAACTTTCTTtctaactataattatttaggaacggagtgagTATGTTGTAACATGCTTGGGTCGTAGACTAAGTAGGTGCGAAAGTGGGGATGAATGAAACACGCACATACTTGCGCTAGCACCTCGCAAATGTCAATCATGGTCACGACAACGTGATAACCGAAGAGCTGCCGAGGCGCATGCCACACAGGAGCGACATGACGTTGTACCTAAGCGGCAGGTAAGCGTCGTGCCGTCGTCAAGAATAGGGTAGAGAAATACTCCCTCGGGTCATTTTTGCTTCATATTCCCCATATAAGATTTGTGTGAAGTCAAATTTGAAGTTGGACCAACAatagaaaatcaatatcattaGATGTGTCATGAATCTAATTTTCATATTGTATAACTTCAGTATTACATATCTTGATATTATTTATATAAATTGGTCAAACTTTATGTAGTTTTATTCAGACAATTTTTATATGTAGAGTAAAAAGGACTAGTGAGTactagatttttttttgaaacaccGATGAGTTCTTTTTAGGGATAACAGTGAGTACTTAAGCCCAGTTTTTTTAGCTTTTGTTTCTCCAGAATCAGATTTTGGTATAGTTCCCCAGAATCAGCTGTCGAGTTATTTTCTGAGATTGTGGTCTAAGATTATGAAACAAGCTGTATGTTGCAATGTCTGTAACGCCCCTGAACAAAAATGGATGCTGGATTGCTAACATTTAGATGTTTCGAACAATTTATCGTTAAATATGAGCATGAATACGATTTTTGAATACCTTAGATAGATAAATATTACAATAAAAAAGGTTTTCGCGTTTTCTTTGCTACAAAAGAAGTGCAGTACAAATAGATTGACTAATCTTATTGTACAAGACTGGTAGCAATAGACTCACGTGTTGCGGTCATGGTAGACCGTTGGCGTTTGTAAATGGCAATGGGGTTGCACATACGCATCATTATCAAACTTGTCAAAATGCTCATCATGCAACTTGCTATCACGAATGAAGTTGTGAAGACACATGCATGCAATGACAATCATCTTTTGGGCCTTTGGTTTGTACCGTGTTATGCCTCCGAGAATTTGCCATTTCATCTTGAGAACACCGAATGATCTTTCGATGACATTTCGCAAAGAAGAATGACGATGGTTGAACGTCTCGTGCCTACCAATGGGTGGGTGTTGTTGGAACTCCGGTACATGGTGGGTGCTAGATATCCAACTCTATTTGGATATAATGAGTCCACAAGGTAATATTTATCTAGTAAGACACGAGAAGATATTAGAAATCAACTACCTACCATCATGTACATAAGAAAACGCACACATACAAGAGATTACCTATAGGAGTTGTGGAAAATGATCATAACGAACTATAGCATCGCTCCATACACGTGTGTCATGAACAGATCCGGGCCATCCAAGAACAACAAAAGTGAACCTCATATCAAAATCACAGACTGTCGTGAAATTTTCACTTGTAACCCCTTTCCAATTCGTGTGTTGTGGCTCCAACTCCTTAGGAACAATCACTTCAATGTGTGTTTCATCTATGGCTCCAATAACATTTTTGAAATGAGGTCAGAACCTTTTTTTTATTAGTATGGGGtgtggttcggagaatgatggatCAATAGGCCTAATGAAATCACCAGGCATGTGGTCTACACACTCCAAAATCTCATGATTTTTTTGTTAATGACGGAACGACTATGTCCAAACCGATCTGCTACATTATGAGTTGTTTGGCATGTCCCCAAAGTCCATAAAAAATTGTGTCAACGCTTCTTTCGATGATATGTTGCAGGTTGACTTAAGCCCGTGCTTCTGAACCAACAATTCATGCAATGAGTAAAACACTGACCTCCTCATTCTGGACATAGAGTAGAAAGCTTTTGCATCTTGTTCCTTCTGTTCCACCCATTGGAGGTCTGTGACAAGGTGTAACTTTCTTGGTGCATATGGCAATCTCTGACTTGACGACTCCATTTCCATAGCACATGCATACATGGCCAAATCTCATTCCTCATCTGATTCATATGAAGTGTCCAATTCATCTGAAGTGTCCATCTGCCACATAAACATACACATGAGAGTTAAGCAACAACATAGAAAGTTATCAACAGTAGTTCAACATGATACAACACAATTTCAAATTAAATAATTATGTTCTGAACAGGTGAACATTACAATATGAGAGCAAAGAACATGTTCAAAGCAAATAGTTGGGGTTCAATGCATTTCAGGTTCGAAGCAAATAGTTGAAAGCAAATGGTACATATAGGTTCACAACATTACAAGCAAATGGTTCTACTTATTTTTGTTGAGCTCCCATGTCCTCTCTATCCATCGAAGCCTAACACTAGGTTCGTGATCCTTGAAGGTTATGAAAATATCATGACATTTCTTTTACAGCATAATATGAGAAGCATAGAAATGCACATCACTCCCAGGTTTAGCACAATCCTCAATCACCATGTCCATCATGTCTTCAATCTCCTTTCTTATTGTATCCTCTCGAGAGTTTCCCTTTATCTTTTCCCGTGCACCAAAGAGGTCAACCGTACGCACAAGTGCATCAGTtttaacaatttcatttgacCACTTCTCATTCATCCTAGGACTTGACGAATAAGAACATGGCATCTTTTTCCCACTCTTGGCACGCTTTGGGCGAGGTGTACCTTCGACATCATGGCTTTCACAACCTGGATCATCACCCATATTGAAGCGAGATGAACCACTCTGATATGTGGGAATTGACACCCTAGCATGCTCATTTGTGACACAACAAGCATCAAACACCTTTCTCgttttttcctcctctagtagtGGAGCATACCGAAACTTGGTAGCCACCGGATTTGCCTGCAATCAAATA
This region includes:
- the LOC123453023 gene encoding uncharacterized protein LOC123453023, producing MPSLRPAPPLRPLASKPVAAAPPRPLLRTAHSPPGPEQLLRSPDAPLLHSAHSPPGPKPLLRTARSPPAPEQLLRPTSSLFARCPTRTPPTPHAGVRSEYSVWKTLTQKASGIGRDEYMKTIAALDGWWALEIKANPVATKFRYAPLLEEEKTRKVFDACCVTNEHARVSIPTYQSGSSRFNMGDDPGCESHDVEGTPRPKRAKSGKKMPCSYSSSPRMNEKWSNEIVKTDALVRTVDLFGAREKIKGNSREDTIRKEIEDMMDMVIEDCAKPGSDVHFYASHIML